AATGGCTTCGAGAAAGTCCGCAACCGAACAAAGTGCTTATGGCGCAAGCGGCTCATTGGCATGGAGGCTGGAAACATGTCTCCGTTGAACGTGGCGCGAAGCCATGCAAATAACGCGTGCGAAGACGTCGTATTGCGTAAAGCGTCAGGCAACGTGTCTTCGCCGCAATGTTTTTTGAGCTTGCGCTTATCTACGATACCGCGGTCGACGAGATACTGGGTAAATATTACTCGGCCGATTAGACCTTGAGCGATGCCTCGCTCTAGGTCATCAGCGACGAGGTCCCGCTCGAGAGCGCTTAGATCGGACAGAAGCCTTTGATCGACGGTATTCTTCCGATTGATGGAATCGTTTCGAAGCCAGAATTGGCCGCTCTCCATTGCGAGGCGCCCGGCGAGTTCGTCCAGCGCGGTTAGCTCGCTAGCGATGATCTTGAACGTGTGGAGTCGGTTAGCTTCCGCATCGCCTTGTGCAAGCGGCCGGCCAAAGCCGTTGTAAAGCTCGATTGTGCTCGGGCTGACGATCCACAGGAGGGGCGTGTCGTGCCCATGGCGTCGCCAGCCTCTCAAGCTCGCTCGTCGATCACGCGAAGTCAAAGGAACTTGCCGTTCGCACCAGGGACGTCGCGTTACCAACGGCCCCGAGTAGAGCAGTTGTTCAATCGGTTTCCTCTTAAGCACGCAAGATGCGCTGAAAGCGCCCTGGCGTTCACCACAAGTCGGCAGCCGACATTTATCGGAAATTGAACGGTGATGGGTTGCGCCGGCTCGCCGCGAACAGAAGCCCTGCGTCCATTCCGAAGCCGAGCTTTTGAGTGTCTGCCTTTCGCAAGAACCGTTAGTTGCGGGGATACGCAACACCCGATTGTTGCGTTTGGTAGAACAGGAAATTCCGAGAGCCTCTGCATAACTGATCAGAAATGGCGACTCTGCGCCCCAACGCCTTCTAAGCTGTTGATTTAAAAGGTAGTTCATCGCTGCGCAGGTTGCTCGACCTGCTTCGCGAGCGCTAACCGGATCTCTCGGCCGCTCGAGGGACGGAATGAGTGTCACTTCGCTGGGGACATCGCAAGGCGCGGTCGGTCGCCACAAAGCGCTCGATCATGGGAGGAATCAATTTAGGGGGCTCTGTTGGCGTCGCGCTGCGGTTCCGTGTCAGAATTTCCGCGTTGTCCGGCCTCTAACGGGGCTATTTCATGCCTGTGATGTCTGGTTGCTAAGACGGTCGCCGGACATCCACACGATGACGAGGTTGGCCGAAGCGTTGAAGGAGGTCTTATCCTAGTGTCTTGAACCAGAAGTTCGCAACATCGGGTCTTGTTTTTCCGGGGCGCTGTAACGACAGAAGCGCTCGATGGAAGCAAGGATGTCGTCGGCGGATTTGGTCCATCGGAACGGTTTCGGATCGGCGTTGTGTCGTTCGATGAATGAGGCGATGTCTGCCCTGAGGGCGGCTACGCTGCGATAGACGCCGCGCCTGATCTTCTTATCGGTAAGAAGCGCGAAGAAGCGCTCGACCTGATTGAGCCATGACGAACTGGTCGGGGTCAGGTGCACATGCCAGCGCGGCCGTTTAGCCAGCCATTTCCGGATCAGCGGAGTCTTGTGGGTGGCATAGTTATCCATGACGAGATGGACGTC
The window above is part of the Bradyrhizobium guangdongense genome. Proteins encoded here:
- a CDS encoding DUF2274 domain-containing protein — its product is MLTRNRSATPTEPPKLIPPMIERFVATDRALRCPQRSDTHSVPRAAERSG